The region ATAGTCTCGCATTCAAGACTGTCTCTAAATGCCGCAAGAATTTGCCAGCTGATTTTGGGTTTACAAGAGAGTGTAATGGATACATCAAAAACCGTGTTGTGTTGCACAAATAAAAAGGGTGTTATCACTTCATTCCGAGACGAAAACAGACCAATATTCCGGAGCAGTTTTGGACGAGTTCCTTGCATTCCGGagtgaatttttaagatctggaACACTGCATTTCAATGTAAATTAACAATACTCAAACATCTAAACTACTTTTTAGTTGGTCCTACAACAATGTCATCATCTAAACTACTTTTCAGTTCGTTCCGAAGGTGTTTTATGTATTGCGGAACAGTAATTGTAGATGAATAAATACCTTATACAAACAAACAAACTAGGTAAAGAAAAAGCGAAGAATGTACTCGTAAAATAACAGGCCCATAGTGCTCTTCTTCCATGTCGGAGTTGCATGTCGGAGATCAGACTTGCGTGTCAGAGATCGGAAATGTAAGATCTGGAATCGCGTGTCGGAATAGGAATCGAAAGTCAGAGCAAGATTCTGAATAAATGCGAGGGTCCGGATTTTTTTCAAATTATATTTTGGAATTTGAATTTCAAATTGCAGATCCAAAACACGAACGGATAGTCCAGAATGACAATTTCAAACCCAAGGTAATGGGCCGGCCCACCCGAAAAATTGTCTAAAATATGTTTTGGATTGGCCGACTCTAGAATAAATGGtcattttcaataaaaaaaaattatatttaaaaaaaaaaaaagggttaGATCCCATTTTTTTCGCACACCCTACAATTACATTGTCGTTATGGTCTAACAAATGATAACAGTGATCCCGCCAGGCACACCATTTGAACTTCGACTCTTTTCTCACAAGCGTATATGGCAATCAAATTCTACTCTCTGAGTTTTAGAGCTCCATTAATGGCATCTTCTTAGGGCACACATCTTGAACTCAGTTTGTAGCTGCGGTTTTTAGTTATATGCAACAGATATGCCTCTGAGGTATATCGATGGATAGAAGAGAGGCTGATCTACCGGCGGACAACCCAGATTCAAATTTCCACCGCTCATTCAATGTAACAACgtcgtcttcatcatcatcatctgctCCCTCCAACTTCCTTCGCGACTTACAAGCTGCCTATAAGCGTCATCGTAAGCACAATCCCTAGAAATATCGATACATTTGTTCCTTTAATTTGTATTCCGTGTTATTCTTACATAGATTGTccatccagttttttttttttttttttttttatcgtaCGATTTCATTTTGTGAAAGTTAGGGCTTCTTCTTTCTAGATTAGACTCCGCCTCTAGTTCAGCAATGACTAATAACTACAATGATATAATCAGATTTACAGTTACATCCGTGGGACATAGATTTACCAATCTAGGTTACTTTAGAGCTTCACTGCCACCttagaggtcactaggtcatgGTTGCTACTTTTATGTGTCTGTGTTTTAATTAGGAAATCTATAATAGCAACTTTAATTGTACTTTATACCTTAATTTCTTCCAGGAATAATACAATATGGTTTGTTTACTTGACTGCTTTGTAATTAACATTGCTGGACACTGATTTTTTATCAACTTCACCTTAACAGCTGTAGGTACGATGGCACAGCTGAAGCCAAGACGTTCAGTGGTTCGAGGGGAAACAGGAAAGAGCTCAGATCCAGCAGTTGACTCCAAAATGAGAGCTGAGTCTCCTTATCTTCATCTAAGTAAAAAAGTGCaagattacattttacaaacaaaGAATATGCCATCTTCTAGTCCTTTTAATCATGAGGATGCTTCAATCACGCCACCTTCCGTATCAGATAAAACCAATGATGAAGGAAATCCAATATCATTAGATGCTGAGAGAAGTCAACCTAGTTTTGGTACTAGTTGTACAAGCAACAACACAGCTTGTTCCTTAGGCATGGAACGTGACAATGGCCCAAAGAAGGTTCAGTTTGCATTGCAAAAGAATACAAGGTTTCATGGTAATTTTTGCTAGCCCTTGTCCAATTTGTTGGTTCAAGTTCCTTTTTTCTTGTCTTTTGCCTTTCTCATAAGATTCTGATGCTTAAGGTAAAAAAAGTATGAGTGAGGTATTTGTAATGTGATGTACCACACAAAAGCATAGTTACTGCATAATCTTATGATGCTCTCAGTATTGCAATTATTACCCATTATTGTGTATATAATTCACAATGCTTGAGCAGGGTCTGATGATCACATGAGCACAGGAACAGACAATTATTGACTCATATAGATTCACTTGCATTGACAGAAATGGAAAGCAATGGAAGTAATCAGTTGGATGTCTCAGCAGCTGCTCACcagagttttcaaaacatggatgtTGATCTTTGTTTCAAAACTAATGATGATCAGAATCATATTAACCCTTTCAGAAACTTCCTACAAAGGGACTTTGGTCATAACATGACCCAATCATCAGTTGTTGGCTCATCTTGTGCTACCACAACACTAGTGAATTCACAAAATGCTCCCATGCTTAACTCAACTACTAACTGTTCCCACCCTCAACAAAATAGCATTCAGACTGGTGAATATTCTCATGTACAAAATCAACCCTTGCATTCTGATCATCTTGGCTCCTTAGTTCCCTCTGCTTCCGTGGGCTCAAATCTTGAAAAGAAGCATGAGTTTTCTAAGGATCAACAAGGAAAAgaagaagggtattctggtatgACAAAAGACCCTCCTCTCTCAGCTGAGATatcaacaaaaggaaacacatttGCTGCTGATATTACTGATATACAATCTGAAGCTCCCATATCAGATGACCATTTTTCTAATGTGAAAACAGAAGCTTCCAAATCTGAAAAGAAGGAAAAAAGTAGTCGTAAGAGAAATTATGATCCAGACTTGTTTTTCAAGGTCAATGGGAAGCTGTATCAAAGGCTTGGAAAGATAGGTAGTGGAGGAAGTAGTGAGGTCCACAAAGTCATTTCTCAAAACTGCACAATTTATGCCTTGAAAAAGATAAAGCTTAAAGGGCGTGACTATGCCACTGCATATGGATTTTGTCAGGAGATTGAATATTTAAACAAACTCAAGGGAAGGGACCACATTATTCAACTCATTGATTACGAGGTATTACGTTCTCTAGACATGTAATCACTTCACTTATGAAATATAGTCTAAGTTTGCTGATTTCAGTATGTGAGTTTTAGACAGTAGTTAAGAGACAAGCAGATGAGAACATTTGATCCTTGAGCAGCTTCTAACATGCAACTCTTGTTAGGTGACAGATAAGGCTTTGATGAAGGAAGTGATGAGTGGGTCTGTGAGTAACAAGAATGGGAAAGTGAAGGAGGATGGGCATATTTACATGGTGCTTGAATATGGTGAAATTGATTTGGCTCACATGTTATCCCATAAGTGGAAGGAGCTTGATAACTCCAAACCCAACTCAACCATAGATGAGAACTGGCTCCGTTTTTACTGGCAGGTTCTTTTCAACTCTTTAAAATCATTCCTACACttccatatatttatatatatatatatattgatgggaCAAATATTGTGTAACAAATGTAGCCATATGCATGCTTAGGGGAGTGTCCCGATTTGAAAATGATTTTAACACAATGGACAAGCATGCACTTGTTATATGCCCTTTAGTTTATATTCCTTTGAAGTTACAGCCCTTGTAAATTAGCCAGGTGAAAGGAACATGCTATGAAAATCATGATTGCAAAAACTAATATGTAATGTGTATTTTGTAAATTGTATTGAATGGCAGCAAATACTTTTGGCTGTGAAAACGATACATGAAGAACGTATAGTGCACTCGGACTTGAAGCCAGCTAATTTTCTCCTTGTGAGAGGCTCCCTGAAGCTAATTGATTTTGGTATTGCAAAAGCCATCATGAGCGATACAACAAATATTCAACGAGATTCTCAGGTTACACTCTGTCTAGATGACTTTGGGTCTACCATATCGATTTTGGTTGCATAAAGCAATAGAAGTTAAAAAATCCATGGAAGATATTTGTTGAATTTTGTAATATAAGATAGTAGATGTTTATAATTAACACGACAATAGAAACTAGAAATACCTTAAATAATTAATCAAgtaagaaccttatgtgttataAAAACAAAGCCGTGTTAAGATACAATACACCATGTTGTGTTTTATTATTACATAAGACATTTACTTGTATATAACACCGCAACTAATTGAATTAATTGTGGGCAGGTGGGTACGTTGAGTTACATGTCTCCAGAGGCATTCATGTGCAATGAGACAGATGCACAAGGCAACATAATAAAATGTGGGCGTCCATCCGATATCTGGTCCCTTGGTTGTATCCTTTACCAAATGGTCTACGGGAGAACACCCTTTTCAGATTACAAAACTTTCTGGGCCAAATTCAAAGTCGTCACAGATCCACACCACAATATCCAATACCAACCcgtatcaaacccatgccttctgGATCTCATGAAGAAATGTCTCGCATGGGATCGAAACCAGAGATGGAGGATCCCCCAACTTCTTCAACACCCGTTCCTCGTTCCTCCACTTGAACAACAACAAGATAATACAAATAATTGTAAATTTATTCGCTTGGTTTCTGAATCTTGTGTAAATAATCCGAAAGCGTTGATGATATGTGGTCGAATTGAGGAACTTATAAGAGaccctgcaacaacaacaaccgagGAGTCCAGATGTATATCAGGATTGTTGTATGAAATGTCAAAACTTTGTGTTCAACTTAAGGAGGAATTCGAAGATGAACAGAGATGATTGGTTGGTTCGTTGCTGTATAATTTAGTATGGTTTATTGGATACAAAAGGTCCCATGGTATGGATCAGATGAGTTGGGGGTAGTGTTAGTGTTAGCAAAACAAGACTGAATTGGAGAATGATGGTTTCTGTTGACTTCTTACAATGTGTGTAAAAATGTTATGTCGGTTGAATTGATagttatttttttggttttggttttggttttggttttttgtGCAGTTTAATAAATTTTGTCCACAATTGTTGGTCAAAGTTCCATTTCATCTCTTTAGAAACTGGATCTTTCTCTTTTGTTGTTATGTATCATGGATTTTTCAATTTCGCAAGTGCATGGGCAATTCTACTTGTATGGGACCTCCAATGCCTCTATTACTCTATACTCGTCTCGTAATATTTTTTTACAACTTTAagtaatttttataattattatagatATTTACAACACTTTCTAACATTTTGGTTATGTAGGTCCGAGGTTCGATCCCTTTCCATATCCCTTATATTTATACGGGTCATAAAACCCGGGTTTGGAGCACCCAACCATCCTACCCTACACAAGTTCGGCCAACCCAACGTTTttatataattagttttttttatttatttatttattatttttttaatgtatgtatttttttaaaaaaatcattttttataaatttattttctAATTTATACATGATTAAATTTAATCATATTGCTAAACAAAATTATATCTTGTCTATGGCAGATACACAAATTTGTCACAGCATggttatggtttttattatacgTTGTATATAGGTATTATGATATTACTGAAAAAATCTAGATATGggtaaaaaatttaaataaattctCCGGATGAGGTCCGATTCCGGTTTGCCGGGTCGTTAAACCGATGAAACCCCTAGGCCGGGATGAGATCTACGAAAAAGGCGGGAACACTAGCATCCTTGTATTCAATTTCAACCACACCTGGGCCACTCCACCCCTACAGTAAGCTGTAAGCGTCTAAGCGAAGTTGATCAATTTGAAACTACTGGATATGGCAACAATCGGATGGTACGGACCTCTAATCGATCTCTCACAAGCCTCTTCTCACAGTGGTCATTTCGTTCAACTTCTTGTGCTTGTTCATAACACCCTTCCTGTACAGGTTCTCGATAACCCTAAACTTTTCTCCATATGTTGACTAACCTCAACCTGTGATTAATCAAATCTGGTAATTGTGCAGTATAAAACTTCAGGAGGCGGAAAAGTAATCAGGACAGACATTCAAGTCGGGGACGATACACGTCGCTATTTCCCTGTTTCCATATGGCAAAAGCAAATGGAATCCATGTTAAAGCCCGGAAATATTATTCTGCTACAGAGTGAGTTTCACTTGACACCATCCATTCTTTCATCCATGAAACCTAACGAGTTTTTGATTGAAGATGAATATTTTCTACTGTTTGTGATTGTGATCCTACTCTGCGTCATATGTATTTgtcaattttaaaaatttaaccATTTTGTGGAATGGATTTTTGCTTTTAACATATGTTATTGTTAGTGCCTTAGTGGTGTTTGGATTTGCTGCTAAAGTGAGCTCACAAGAATCAGTTTTTATTACCTTTCGAAGGTGAAAAGTAACTCATGTGGACTCTCATTTAGCTTCAGCATATAGGCATATGGCCTTTGTGCTTTGTATTCTTAACATTGACTTTTTTTGTTATTACATTTTAGCAAAACAAATGTAGTGATGCTGAAAGTGGAATTGCTTACATGATCCTCATTAACATCTTTTACTTTATAGATGTCAAAGTGACCCAATATGGAGATGTTGTTGAGGCCAGAACAGTTCAACAGTCATCCATACAATGCTTGGTGGATAGTTATGAGGAAATTCATTCTAAAGGTTTTGAACCCCTTCTTTTTTTTCTATTTCTTGTACCTCAAggctatttttgtatttttacttAAAAACATATCGCGTTACTTGATAATATAGGTGAAAACAACTTGATAAAGGTTAATCATATTGGAATTGCAACAAAGGAAAAGCTTAAGAAAGTTGTTGCATGGGTGGTGAGAGTAGAACCTATTCCCAATAAGCATCTGTTGCACAACTACAAGGTATTGTCAgtgactaaattgataaaatgGCAAAAGTACATTGTGCTTTTCTTTATATTGAAAAGGGTAGAATTTTCTAAACCATGCTAGCTTTCCACACAGAGGAATCAGAATCTAACAAACTGGAAACTCCATGAAGAGACACAACATAAAGATTGTTTATCTCTATCAGATGTATCCAAACTAAACGATTCATGCAATGCATCCTTTTTTGCATCCATTGGTGAAATGTTTCTGCCTATTATGGGTGAGTTTGAGGAGGAAAGAATGTTTATCAGAAGTAGAATATTCTCATCAGCTTACAAAAACCTAACTGAAGATCTCATTTGTACTGGATGTCAGTTATGTGGTGCTCCTTTAAATTCTGAATTTGGGTATGCATGAACTtttcttgtttgattttttttttttgtaaaatgatTGTTGATAGTACTAAAATTCATTCCATATTTTGTAAAGGCAGATCAAGAATTGAACAAGAAACTGTTCCACTCTATTGTCAGAAAAGCTCTAATCGTCTCCATGTTGTAAGCTTGATTTACAGACCTTTTTTGGTATGTGTCTATGCATAATCAAGATTTTAGTTGTTGATTGATGATCATTCATCATACTCTAGTGATGTTGAAATGCAGTTATATGTGTGGGATGAGTCAGCATATGTTCCTATTGTGGTTAAAAACAAGGCTGCTGAAATCTTGGTTGGAAACATAAAAGCAGAGAGTGTTCACTCCACCTACCAAACGCAAAAGCAAGGATGTGGTCAAAGGGCAAATAAGTCCATGGAAGAACATTGTGAACAAGGTCTGGACTTTTACTCACTCTGGTTAATACTACTGAGATCATTATTGCAACCTGGCAAGAATAGTCCTTTGAAATTTAAAGTTAGAGTTGATATGACAAAAAAATGGGAAAATGGGAGGTTTGAGATGCTGTCTTTCTCACTTCCTTTGTTTTCCCACGATTCTCATTAACTTTGCAtatatttcttttcatttttaagATTATAATCTATTAACCTGTTTGAGACATATCTACCTGGCATATTTATACTGTAATATCATTAGTTACATCATGTTAGTGGTAGATAATATGAATAAAAAGAtatgaaaatgaaaatgattcagtttgagatgtttttgaattttgaatCCCTCCTCATGATGCTCTAGGAACGTCATATTA is a window of Lactuca sativa cultivar Salinas chromosome 1, Lsat_Salinas_v11, whole genome shotgun sequence DNA encoding:
- the LOC111912041 gene encoding uncharacterized protein LOC111912041 isoform X3, which codes for MATIGWYGPLIDLSQASSHSGHFVQLLVLVHNTLPVQYKTSGGGKVIRTDIQVGDDTRRYFPVSIWQKQMESMLKPGNIILLQNVKVTQYGDVVEARTVQQSSIQCLVDSYEEIHSKGENNLIKVNHIGIATKEKLKKVVAWVVRVEPIPNKHLLHNYKRNQNLTNWKLHEETQHKDCLSLSDVSKLNDSCNASFFASIGEMFLPIMGEFEEERMFIRSRIFSSAYKNLTEDLICTGCQLCGAPLNSEFGSRIEQETVPLYCQKSSNRLHVVSLIYRPFLLYVWDESAYVPIVVKNKAAEILVGNIKAESVHSTYQTQKQGCGQRANKSMEEHCEQGQHQPIEVS
- the LOC111911982 gene encoding serine/threonine-protein kinase MPS1, which gives rise to MDRREADLPADNPDSNFHRSFNVTTSSSSSSSAPSNFLRDLQAAYKRHPVGTMAQLKPRRSVVRGETGKSSDPAVDSKMRAESPYLHLSKKVQDYILQTKNMPSSSPFNHEDASITPPSVSDKTNDEGNPISLDAERSQPSFGTSCTSNNTACSLGMERDNGPKKVQFALQKNTRFHEMESNGSNQLDVSAAAHQSFQNMDVDLCFKTNDDQNHINPFRNFLQRDFGHNMTQSSVVGSSCATTTLVNSQNAPMLNSTTNCSHPQQNSIQTGEYSHVQNQPLHSDHLGSLVPSASVGSNLEKKHEFSKDQQGKEEGYSGMTKDPPLSAEISTKGNTFAADITDIQSEAPISDDHFSNVKTEASKSEKKEKSSRKRNYDPDLFFKVNGKLYQRLGKIGSGGSSEVHKVISQNCTIYALKKIKLKGRDYATAYGFCQEIEYLNKLKGRDHIIQLIDYEVTDKALMKEVMSGSVSNKNGKVKEDGHIYMVLEYGEIDLAHMLSHKWKELDNSKPNSTIDENWLRFYWQQILLAVKTIHEERIVHSDLKPANFLLVRGSLKLIDFGIAKAIMSDTTNIQRDSQVGTLSYMSPEAFMCNETDAQGNIIKCGRPSDIWSLGCILYQMVYGRTPFSDYKTFWAKFKVVTDPHHNIQYQPVSNPCLLDLMKKCLAWDRNQRWRIPQLLQHPFLVPPLEQQQDNTNNCKFIRLVSESCVNNPKALMICGRIEELIRDPATTTTEESRCISGLLYEMSKLCVQLKEEFEDEQR
- the LOC111912041 gene encoding uncharacterized protein LOC111912041 isoform X1; this encodes MATIGWYGPLIDLSQASSHSGHFVQLLVLVHNTLPVQYKTSGGGKVIRTDIQVGDDTRRYFPVSIWQKQMESMLKPGNIILLQNVKVTQYGDVVEARTVQQSSIQCLVDSYEEIHSKGENNLIKVNHIGIATKEKLKKVVAWVVRVEPIPNKHLLHNYKRNQNLTNWKLHEETQHKDCLSLSDVSKLNDSCNASFFASIGEMFLPIMGEFEEERMFIRSRIFSSAYKNLTEDLICTGCQLCGAPLNSEFGSRIEQETVPLYCQKSSNRLHVVSLIYRPFLLYVWDESAYVPIVVKNKAAEILVGNIKAESVHSTYQTQKQGCGQRANKSMEEHCEQGLDFYSLWLILLRSLLQPGKNSPLKFKVRVDMTKKWENGRFEMLSFSLPLFSHDSH
- the LOC111912041 gene encoding uncharacterized protein LOC111912041 isoform X2 — its product is MATIGWYGPLIDLSQASSHSGHFVQLLVLVHNTLPVQYKTSGGGKVIRTDIQVGDDTRRYFPVSIWQKQMESMLKPGNIILLQNVKVTQYGDVVEARTVQQSSIQCLVDSYEEIHSKGENNLIKVNHIGIATKEKLKKVVAWVVRVEPIPNKHLLHNYKRNQNLTNWKLHEETQHKDCLSLSDVSKLNDSCNASFFASIGEMFLPIMGEFEEERMFIRSRIFSSAYKNLTEDLICTGCQLCGAPLNSEFGSRIEQETVPLYCQKSSNRLHVLYVWDESAYVPIVVKNKAAEILVGNIKAESVHSTYQTQKQGCGQRANKSMEEHCEQGLDFYSLWLILLRSLLQPGKNSPLKFKVRVDMTKKWENGRFEMLSFSLPLFSHDSH